In Chloroflexota bacterium, the following are encoded in one genomic region:
- the mutL gene encoding DNA mismatch repair endonuclease MutL: protein MPIHLLSPDVVSKIAAGEVVERPASVGKELLENSLDAGASQINIEVVGGGVNLIKVADNGTGVSSDEVELAFERHATSKITNLADLENTTSLGFRGEALSSIAQVAQVEMLTRSKEDLSGTYLCLRDGKVIKKEIRASPRGTTVTVRHLFRNVPARLKFLKSATTESNQITNLVSQYCLAFPGVRFTLSVDGRTALRTPGSGKLRDALAEIYGLETAQAMLEIKGSAKEGGLAPVISGYVSPPSVSRATRSYLSFFVNRRWVQSRLLAGAVEKAYEGWLGVRRYPIAVINLSMPPQSVDVNVHPTKREVRFSQEPVVFNAVLGAVRSVLAEKAPVPEIGSADTFFSTPEHRTAERPVADKKPIATLPLMPEAARSEVPVLRVLGQAASTYIIAEGPDGLYLIDQHAAHERVLFDKILAEWTQRTVEVQSLLEPVTVEFSLKQGELLKDRGELLAQFGFTIEPFGDRTYLVRAVPAMLVGKGIAEAVKETLDSLDDEADTTKVEGRIARSLACHGAVRAGQLLSQEEMKGLIRQLEKAVSPRTCPHGRPTMIHLSSGRLEREFGRA, encoded by the coding sequence ATGCCTATACATCTTCTATCCCCAGACGTTGTCTCCAAGATAGCTGCCGGTGAAGTAGTGGAGAGGCCGGCTTCCGTGGGCAAGGAGCTGTTGGAGAACTCTCTCGATGCCGGTGCATCTCAGATCAATATAGAGGTGGTGGGTGGTGGGGTGAACCTCATCAAGGTGGCGGATAACGGGACGGGTGTTTCCAGTGATGAGGTGGAGTTGGCCTTTGAAAGACATGCCACCAGCAAGATCACTAATCTGGCTGACCTGGAGAATACCACTTCGCTTGGATTTAGAGGAGAGGCCTTATCCAGCATTGCTCAGGTGGCCCAGGTAGAGATGCTCACCCGCAGCAAAGAGGATCTATCTGGTACTTACCTCTGTTTGCGCGATGGCAAGGTAATCAAAAAAGAAATTAGAGCCTCCCCCCGGGGCACCACGGTCACGGTGCGCCATCTATTTCGCAATGTCCCGGCTCGACTGAAGTTCCTCAAATCGGCGACGACTGAGAGTAACCAGATCACCAATCTCGTCAGCCAGTATTGTTTAGCCTTTCCTGGTGTACGATTCACCCTGTCTGTTGACGGAAGGACTGCTCTCCGTACTCCCGGGAGTGGCAAGCTGAGGGACGCCCTGGCGGAAATATATGGCCTGGAGACAGCTCAGGCCATGCTGGAGATCAAAGGAAGTGCAAAGGAGGGCGGCCTTGCCCCGGTGATCAGCGGCTACGTCAGTCCGCCTTCGGTCAGTCGCGCCACTCGCAGCTATCTCAGCTTCTTCGTCAATAGGCGGTGGGTGCAGAGTCGCCTGCTGGCTGGGGCGGTGGAGAAGGCTTATGAAGGTTGGCTTGGGGTGAGGAGATATCCCATCGCTGTCATCAATCTCTCTATGCCGCCGCAATCGGTAGATGTTAATGTCCATCCTACTAAGCGAGAGGTCAGATTTTCCCAGGAACCGGTTGTCTTCAACGCGGTTTTGGGAGCAGTGCGCAGCGTGCTTGCAGAAAAAGCTCCCGTACCTGAAATAGGGTCTGCCGACACCTTCTTCTCAACCCCTGAACATAGAACGGCGGAAAGGCCAGTCGCTGATAAAAAACCCATAGCAACCTTGCCACTGATGCCGGAGGCTGCCCGCTCGGAGGTTCCTGTTCTCCGGGTGCTGGGACAGGCAGCCAGCACCTACATCATTGCGGAGGGACCTGACGGGCTGTATCTGATTGACCAGCATGCTGCCCACGAAAGAGTGCTCTTTGATAAGATACTGGCCGAGTGGACACAAAGGACGGTGGAAGTCCAGTCGCTTCTGGAGCCAGTGACTGTTGAGTTCAGCTTGAAACAGGGGGAACTGCTGAAGGACAGAGGGGAGTTGCTGGCCCAGTTTGGCTTTACTATTGAACCATTTGGCGATAGGACTTACCTGGTGCGGGCTGTTCCGGCTATGCTGGTTGGAAAGGGGATCGCAGAGGCGGTGAAGGAGACCCTTGACTCTCTGGATGATGAAGCCGACACGACTAAGGTGGAGGGGAGGATAGCCCGTTCGCTGGCCTGTCATGGCGCTGTGCGGGCGGGACAGCTCCTGAGCCAGGAAGAGATGAAAGGGCTGATAAGACAACTGGAAAAGGCAGTTTCCCCGCGCACATGTCCCCATGGTCGCCCTACCATGATTCATCTCAGCTCAGGCCGGTTAGAAAGGGAGTTTGGGCGGGCCTAG